A part of Fundulus heteroclitus isolate FHET01 chromosome 23, MU-UCD_Fhet_4.1, whole genome shotgun sequence genomic DNA contains:
- the emx3 gene encoding empty spiracles homeobox 3 — MFQHSNNKKCFTIESLVGKDASSHSSGGGGGSGDEPIRPTALRFPDSLHPASATGVFGSCFQGGSGRTLFSAGPDMMLQDTGAHTQGSGGLPLHPLQIPPQSFFSPQHRDALSFYPWVLRSRFLGHRFQGEDSSPENLLLHGPFSRKPKRIRTAFSPSQLLRLERAFEKNHYVVGTERKQLASGLCLTETQVKVWFQNRRTKHKRQKLEEESPEAQQKRKGSQHVSRWRAATQQAGSEDVDVISDD, encoded by the exons ATGTTCCAGCACAGTAACAACAAGAAATGCTTCACCATAGAGTCTTTGGTGGGGAAAGATGCGAGCAGTCatagcagcggcggcggcggcggctccgGGGATGAACCCATCCGGCCCACTGCGCTCCGCTTCCCGGACTCTCTGCACCCGGCTTCAGCCACCGGGGTCTTCGGCTCCTGCTTCCAGGGGGGCAGCGGGAGGACTTTGTTCTCTGCTGGGCCGGACATGATGCTCCAGGACACCGGGGCGCACACGCAGGGCTCCGGCGGGCTGCCGCTGCACCCGCTGCAGATCCCCCCGCAGAGCTTCTTCAGCCCGCAGCATCGGGACGCGCTCAGCTTCTACCCCTGGGTGCTGCGGAGCCGCTTCCTGGGACACCGCTTCCAAG gagAGGACAGCAGTCCAGAGAACCTGTTGCTTCATGGTCCGTTCTCCAGGAAACCCAAACGGATTCGGACGGCCTTTTCGCCTTCGCAGCTGCTGCGCTTGGAGCGGGCCTTTGAGAAAAACCATTACGTGGTCGGAAcagagaggaagcagctggCCAGTGGGCTGTGCTTGACCGAGACACAG gTGAAGGTGTGGTTTCAGAACCGCAGGACGAAGCACAAGCGCCAGAAGCTGGAGGAAGAGTCTCCAGAAGCTCAACAGAAGAGGAAGGGCAGCCAACACGTCAGCCGCTGGAGAGCGGCGACGCAGCAGGCCGGCAGCGAGGACGTGGACGTCATCAGCGACGACTAG